GGCAAATAGGAGGTTTCCAAATTCATGCCCAAGTACTCATCACTTCTTGGGTCGTAATTACTATTTTGCTAGGTTCAGTTATCATAGCTGTTCGGAATCCACAAACCATCCCGACCGATGGTCAGAATTTCTTCGAATATGTCCTTGAGTTTATTCGAGACTTGAGCAAAACTCAGATTGGAGAAGAATATGGTCCCTGGGTTCCCTTTATTGGAACTATGTTCCTTTTTATTTTTGTTTCGAATTGGT
This genomic interval from Zea mays cultivar B73 unplaced genomic scaffold, Zm-B73-REFERENCE-NAM-5.0 scaffold_136, whole genome shotgun sequence contains the following:
- the LOC118473794 gene encoding ATP synthase subunit a, chloroplastic-like, translating into MNITPCSIKTLKGLYDISGVEVGQHFYWQIGGFQIHAQVLITSWVVITILLGSVIIAVRNPQTIPTDGQNFFEYVLEFIRDLSKTQIGEEYGPWVPFIGTMFLFIFVSNWSGALLPWKIIELPHGELAAPTNDINTTVALALLTSAAYFYAGLSKKGLSYFE